The sequence GTCGCCCGTGTTCAGCTACGGCTGCGCGGTGTTTCTCGACTCGGATCGCGTCAACTTCCAGAAGGAGGGCTTCGAGCGCGACGAGCTGCTCGCCGGTCTGGCGTTGGTGCTGCCGAAGAACGTGTGGCAGTACGTCGTCCAGATCCCGCGCATGGCCGAACTCGGCCGCGTGTTCGTCCTACAGGGGGGGACGCAGCACAACCTCGCCGCCGTCAAGGCGCAGGTCGACTACATCAAGGAGCGCGTGCCGGACGCGGTCATCCACGTCCATCCGCACACCGGCGAGGCGGGCGCGATCGGCGCGGCGATGGAAGCGCTGCGCGTGGTCAAGCGCCGCGGCTACAGCACGTTCGTCGGCCTCGATGCGGCGATCAACATCGAGTACACGAGCCGAAACGACGAGACGACGCGCTGCGACTTCTGCCCGAACAACTGTTCGCGCACGTTCATCGACACGCGCACGCCTACCGGCCAGACGGCCCGCTACATCTCGGGCTTCTCGTGTGAAAAGGGCACGGTCGAGGACCTCGACGCCTTGCGGGAACTCAACCGCGAGCGCAAAGAGCGCATGAAGCGCTACCCGAACCTCGTCGACTACGAGGCGAAGTTGGCGTTCAAGAGCTTCTACACGCCCGAGCCGTTGCCCGACCACGGCACCGATGTCGAGGACGTCCAGGTCAAGCGGACGCTGCTCGGCGGTGTGCGTCGCGTGCCGTACAAGCGGCTGTTTCGCCGGTCGCCCGCATCGGCCGTGGACCGGCGGCGTGCGATCCGCATCGGCATCCCGCGCGCGCTCAATATCTGGAGCACCGCGCCGTTTTGGCGCCACTACTTCGAGGCGCTCGGCTTGCACAAGCGCAACATCGTGTTCTCCGACGAGACCAGCGAGGAGCTGTGGCAGGCCGGCGGCAAGTACGGCTCGGTCGACCCCTGTTATCCGGGCAAGGTGTCCCAGGCGCACATCCACAACCTGCTGTTCGAGCATCACGCGAAAAAGCCGCTCGACTACATCTTCTTCCCGTGCATCACCCACATCCCGACCTGGGTGGAGGGGGTGATGGACACGGCGTCGTGTCCGGTGGTCGCGGGTACCCCGAAGGTACTGCGCGCCGCGTTCACCAAGGAGACCGACTTCTTCGCCGAGCGCGGCATCGAGTACGTGGATCCGGCGGTGACCATGGCCGAGCCGCTGCTGCTCAAGAAGCAGATGTTCGAGGCGTGGGGCGAGCGGCTCGGCATCACCGAGGACGAAAGCGACTGGGCGTGCGACCAGGCGTGGAAGGCGCTGCACGAGTTCGACCGCCAGATGCAGGAGCGCGGCCGGCAGATCCTCGAGCAGGTGGAGGCCGAGAATCGGATGTGCATCCTGATGCTCGGCCGCCCCTACCACAACGATCCGGGGCTGAACCACGGCGTGCTCGAGGAGTTCCAGGCGCTCGGCTACCCGGTGATCTCGATGCGGTCGATCCCGAAGGACGAGCAGTGGCTCAGCCGGTTCTTCGCCGACGACCTGCGCAAGGGGCTCATCGAGTCGCCGCTGGACATCAACGACGTGTGGCCCGAGAACTACAGCGTCAATAGCGTCCAGAAGGTGTGGGCTGCCAAGTTTGCCGCGCGTCACCCGAACGTGGCCGTGCTCGACCTGTCGAGCTTCAAGTGCGGTCACGACGCGCCGACCTACGGGCTGATCGACAGCATCATCGCCGCCGGCGACGCGCCGTATTCGGCACTGCACGACATCGACGCGAACAAGCCGGCCGGCTCGATCAAGATTCGCGTCAAGACGTACGCGCACACGCTCATGCTGGCGCGCGAGCGGCTCGAGGACCGCGCGGAACGCAAGCGCGAGTTGGAGCGCCGCGTCGCACTCAAGAAACTCGAATTGCTCGAGCAGATGCAACACAAGATGACGGCGCTGCGCGGCGCGGCCGATGTCGGACTTCAGCGCCAAGTCGAGCGCCAGCGCGAGCTGGTGGCTCGGCTGACGCCGCCGCCGGCGGCCACGTCCGCGGTCAGGTCGCCGTCGCTCGCCGTGCTGCAGTAATTCCCACGAGAGGCACCGAATCATGAATCACGAACAGGAACTGGTTGAGTTGGAGCAGCAGATCGCGGCCGAGCTGGCCCAGTTCGAGGCGGCCGAGCGCAAGCGACTCGGGCTCGACGACGGCCCGGCGGAGCACTGGCACGATCCGGTGCCGAGCACGTTCACCCGCGAGCAGCGCGAGCACACCACGTTGCTCGTCTGCGGCCTGACGATGGCCCACGACAAGTTCGTCCAGCACGCGCTGCGCGGCATTGGCTACAAGGTGCGCGCCCTCGACGTGCCGGATACGGCCGCGCTCCAGTTCGGCCGCGAGTTCGGCAACCGAGGCCAGTGCAACCCGACCTACTTCACGGTCGGCAACCTCGTCAAAGAGCTGCACGCGATGGAGAAGGCGGGCCTGTCGCGCCAGGAGATCATCGACAACTACGTGTTCGTCACCGCCGGCGCGTGCGGACCGTGCCGGTTCGGCACGTACGTGACCGAATACCGCAAGGCGCTGCGCGACTCCGGCTTCGACGGGTTCCGCGTGTTGCTGTTCCAGCAGACCGGCGGCATCAAGCAGGCGACCGGCGAGGATCTCGGGCTCGAGATCAACCCCGCGTTCTCGTGGGCGGTCATCAAGGCGATCATCGCCGGCGACGTGCTCAACGCGCTCGCCTATCGGATCCGCCCGTACGAGGTGGAGCCGGGCGCTACCGACCGTGCGATGGAGCAGGCCAAGGAGATCATCGGCCGCGCGCTCGAGGAGCGCAAAGGCCTGCTCCGCGCGTTGATCGAGACCCGGCGGCTGATGGGCGCGATCGAGGTGGACCGCACGCGCGTCGCGCCGAAGGTCGGCATCATCGGCGAGTTCTGGGCCATGACGACCGAGGGCGACGGCAACTACGGGATGCAGCGGTTCCTCGAATCGGAGGGCGCCGAGGTCGACATTCAGCTGGTCACCGCGTGGCTGCTGTACATGGTGTGGCAGGGCCAGTACGACACCGAGCTGCGCGCGCGCCTGCGCGGCACCGACGGCGGCAGTCGGTTCGGTCTGGCCGGCGTCGACGTGCGCAAGCGGGTGCTGTCGCTGGCGGCCGCCGACAAGGCGATCCGCGGCCTGTTCCAGACGTTCGCGCACGTCATGGGGCTGTACGACTACCACCTGCCCGACATGCACGAGCTGGCCGAGGTGAGTCACGCATTCTACGACAACAACCTGCGCGGCGGCGAGGGCCACATGGAGGTCGGCAAGCTGATCCTCAACGTGGCCAAGAGCAAGGTCAACATGACGTTGAGCGTCAAACCGTTCGGCTGCATGCCGTCGAGTTCGGTGTCCGACGGCGTTCAGTCGATGATCACCGAGATGTATCCGCAGGCGATCTTCTTGCCGGTGGAGACCAACGGTGACGGCGCGGTCAACGTCTACAGTCGCGTGCAGATGCAACTGTTCAAGGCCAAGCAGGCGGCGCAGCGGGAGGTCGACCAGGCGCTCGCCGAAGCGGGCATGACGATGGACGAGGTGCGCGCCTACGTCGCCAAGCACCCGGAGCTGCGCAAGGCGCTGCACCGCAGCCCGCACAAGTACGGCTGCACCACGGCAGACCTGGTGCGCGAGGTCGGCATGCGCAAGCGCCGGATCAAGGCGGCGCGCGATCGGGTCGCGGCGCGCCTGCGCCGGATGCGCGCGGGCGGCGACGAGCGGACGCTCGGCGCGATCGCGAAGATCGCGGCGGCGAAGGCCCGGCGGGCGCGCGCGTCGGCGGTCGTCCGCGACCCGCAGGCGGCCGGAGA is a genomic window of Deltaproteobacteria bacterium containing:
- a CDS encoding CoA activase — translated: MPNTKLFIGIDVGSTTVKATVVDPDTREILWSKYQRHETKQPERTRDLLVEIAAAFPDVADDEIRVFMTGSGAGPIAPHIGAKFVQEVNAVTMAVEQLHPDVGSVIELGGQDAKIIIFKENAETGEKQAQTSMNDKCASGTGATIDKCVIKVGMPREDIPKLKFDPTKLHHVAAKCGVFAETDIVNLVKSGIPRDEIMNSLADAIVGQNLSVLTRGNTLRARVLLLGGPNTYLPFLQECWRLRIPQAWEERGYDYPKDRPLEELIFVPDNAELYAAYGAVLFGMHEPADVGVYQGLAGLDEFILHGRKAKLGEKAGPGLVESDEERDAFVAKYRIPKFEDAKLQPGQVVRGAIGLDGGSTSSKIVFTDEDGNILKKVYQLSKGNPIQDMKDMFLELRRWAEDQGARIEVTAFGVTGYAGDVMEKALLADANIVETVAHMMSAKHYFGDVDVICDIGGQDIKVLFMQKGDIRNFKLSNSCSAGNGMLLQAMADQFGLPVTEYAEHAFAARLSPVFSYGCAVFLDSDRVNFQKEGFERDELLAGLALVLPKNVWQYVVQIPRMAELGRVFVLQGGTQHNLAAVKAQVDYIKERVPDAVIHVHPHTGEAGAIGAAMEALRVVKRRGYSTFVGLDAAINIEYTSRNDETTRCDFCPNNCSRTFIDTRTPTGQTARYISGFSCEKGTVEDLDALRELNRERKERMKRYPNLVDYEAKLAFKSFYTPEPLPDHGTDVEDVQVKRTLLGGVRRVPYKRLFRRSPASAVDRRRAIRIGIPRALNIWSTAPFWRHYFEALGLHKRNIVFSDETSEELWQAGGKYGSVDPCYPGKVSQAHIHNLLFEHHAKKPLDYIFFPCITHIPTWVEGVMDTASCPVVAGTPKVLRAAFTKETDFFAERGIEYVDPAVTMAEPLLLKKQMFEAWGERLGITEDESDWACDQAWKALHEFDRQMQERGRQILEQVEAENRMCILMLGRPYHNDPGLNHGVLEEFQALGYPVISMRSIPKDEQWLSRFFADDLRKGLIESPLDINDVWPENYSVNSVQKVWAAKFAARHPNVAVLDLSSFKCGHDAPTYGLIDSIIAAGDAPYSALHDIDANKPAGSIKIRVKTYAHTLMLARERLEDRAERKRELERRVALKKLELLEQMQHKMTALRGAADVGLQRQVERQRELVARLTPPPAATSAVRSPSLAVLQ